The window AGACAATCTCAAAGAAGCAAAAATACTTTTTGAAGCTTTAGCTTCTGATGCAAGATTAGAAATTATAAACCTTCTGAGTAAACATCGTGAAATGAATATGAATGAAATTGCGCAAAAACTTGGACTTACAAATGGCGCAGTTACTCAGCACATGAAAAAGCTAATTGCTGCTGGGATTGTTACAATCAGTGCGGCTGCAGGAAAACATGGCAATCAAAAGATTTGCCGTCTTGTTGAAGACAAAATAATTATTAACATTGTCACAAAGCATCCTCAAAAATTATATGAGTGCGAAATCAAAGTTGGTAATTATTCTATCTTTGAGGTTTATCCAACCTGTGGACTTGCTACAAAAGACAAGTTAATCGGAGAGGTGGATGACCCCAAATACTTTGCTCATCCTGAGCATGTTAACTGTGATATTATCTGGTTTACAAAGGGTTATGTAGAATATATAATCCCCAATTTTCTGCGCCAAAATCAAAAAGCTGTTGAAATTCAGATTTCATTTGAAATTTCTTCAGAAGCCCCAGGTGTTAGTGAAAACTGGCCTTCAGATATATACTTTTACTTAAATGGAGTTGAACTTGGTTACTGGACAAGCCCAGGGGATTTCGGAGGAGAGACTAAAGGAATCTTTACACCTGACTGGTGGTTCCCTAACTGGAACCAGTATGGACTTTTAAAACTTCTTTCAGTTTCAGAAGATGGGACATATATAGACGGATTTAAAATTTCTAATGTCACTATAAAAGATATTGATATTGAGTCCAAAAATGAAATAAGGTTCAGAGTTGCTGTACCTGATCACGCAAAGAACATTGGAGGAGTTACTCTTTTTGGAAGAAACTTTGGAAACTATGACCAGGATATAAAGTTCCGAATATTTTATGAAGAAATTTAAACAAAAGAGGGGAATGTTCCCCTCTTTCGTGCTCTCAAGCTTTTAATCATTTTCTATATAAACTATGAAGCTCTCACAACTCTTTTTAAAAATCGAATATCAATTTAATGCTCAACTGTCATGTCACATAAATACTCAAACCCTTCTTTTAATCTTCCTGTCTGCTGCTCTAAATTGTCAAATCTCTTGTACACCTCATCTCTGAACATAATCATCTCTGTTCGAAATTCAGTTAGAAACGCAACCTGGTCATATACAGCGTTCATTCTTCTTGTTAGCTCTTTGTCATTTTCTTTTAATATAACAATGTCCTGTTTGATAACCTGAACATCTTCTTCTAATTTTGCAACCCTCTCTTCAAGCTTATCCAATCTCATCGGGAGTTAAAATAAAATTGTGTCCACTGTATAATTAGTATTGAAATAATTATCAAGGGGGCTACTTAAAATGAATAAAAACGAAATTATTGAGACTGCTAAAAACATGGCTGTAGAGCAAGTATTAAATATGTATTGCTCCAAAGATGATCCTAACCGCCCAGCTCTAAAGCAACTCTTAGAAAACTTGCTCGATTGCTTTATGTTATCGGAAAGATCAGTGTACCTTGCTAAAAATGACAATGACAAAGGCAATGGTTTTTACGATAGAAAACTTGCAACACCTGTTGGCAGTCTTGAAATCTCTGTCCCTCGCACACGTACTGGTAATTTCCGACCTTCTATCCTCCCTGACCGCTACAAAAGAGTTGATAGTTCATACACTGACCTGCTTATGTCTTTAGTCGTCAATGGTTATTCCGAAAGTTCCCTTGTCCAGACTTTGAAAGCTTTGAATCTTCCATATTCCGAAAATGAAATACTAAAAATCAAAGAAGACCTTAAAAATGAGCTTCAGTTATTCAAACAAAGAGAACTACCAACAAGTGCTTTTGCTCTCATCATCGATGGTTATCATTGTGAAGTTAAGGATAATTCTAAGGTTAAACAAGCTACTTGTTATGTTGTCCTCGGTATCGACTTAGAAGGTAAAAAAGACATTTTCGGTGTCTACACTTTCTTCGGCAAAGAAAATAAGGCTGATTGGATGAAAGTATTTGAAGACTTAATTACAAGAGGGCTAAAAGAGATTCTAATTGTCATAAGTGATGACTTCCCTGGTATTATAGATGCTGTCAAACTTGCTTATCCTCTTGCTGACCATCAACTGTGTTTTGTCCACCTCCAACGTAATGTCAGAAAACATATGACAAAAGAGGATGCTTCAGCTTTTAACAAGAGTTTAGACAGACTTAGAATTTCTTCCTCCGATTTTGACGAAGCTGTACTGAAATTTAAAGAACTTTGCGATGGATACCTTTCAAAATATCCTCGATTTATTAAAGCAATATCAGAAAAAGCAGAGTTTTATCTTGCCCATATGAAATACCCTGAGGAATTAAGGAAGCATATCTACACCACAAACGCCGTTGAAAGTGTAAATAGCATGATTGAAAAGATTAGAGTAAATTCAGGTGGATACTTTCAGTCTGTTGAAGTCTTAGAAATTAATATTTACTTACAGCGAGAGAACTTACGCCGTACAAAATGGAAAAATGGAGTTCCCAGTATTAGAAAATGCATCAATAACATAACCCAACTTTACAACTTGCGTTATAAATTGGAAACACAAAATTCTTGACAAGTCTCCTCTCATCTCCACAATATCAAGTCTTTTTTCTACTTTATCGAGTCTTTCTTCTACTTTGTCAAGCCTCTGCTCAATCTTATCTAATCTTTTCTCAATAGTATCAAGTCGCCCATTAATCTTTTCAAGGGTTGTAAATATAGCTTGCAGGACATCAATTTCTGGCATTTTTTTGCCTCCTGAGTTTTCAAATTTTATAGAAAGATTATATTATATTTCTTCTACCAATTTCCTTGTATTTTATTCCATATCTTTCATAACCTGAATCTGGTCTCTTGCAAGTTCAAGAATGTGAGGATTGTTTCGTGCTTCTTTGCTTGATATAAGCCTTGAAAACCATTTTCTTGCCTCGTCAAGGTCACCTACTCGTCTTGAAAGCTCACCTATCAAATACATGACAGTTGCCAAATCTATTTCATCAGCTGCCCCTTCTTCATGTTCAAATGCATCCTTATATGTTTGAAGAGCAAGTTTTTGAAATTCAAGCTCTTTTTCTTTATCTTGACTTAGCCTGTAGAGCCATGAAATTCTCAGCAAAATTCCTGCAACCTCATATTTGTTAACTTTTCTTTTAGATGTTGCCGTAATCAAAGCCAACTTGTACAATGTAATGGCATCATCTACGGTTCTTTCAAACGGGACTTCTCTTTTTACCCACTTTGAAGCAACCTTTTCTTTTAATGATTCTACATCCCATTTTGTAAGTTTCCCAAAATTTTTGCTAAGCGCTGCATAACCACATTCCCCGCAGACAATAACATCATACAAAAGAGGATTGACGCCCTTGTAGTAAACACAAAGGTCAGTATCCCGGCTTTCTACATAAATTGCTGAACTTTTTACAAATGGTGCTTTGATTGTGCTACCGCATACAGGGCACTCTAATGTCTTTTCATAAATGTCCATTTTTCTTATCCTCTCCCTTTCACTCATAAACAGATGAAGAGACGGTCTCTTTTGCTTTTGTTCCAACCAGTATCACAGCATTTACAGGTTTATAATAGTCATAGGACAGAAGCTTTCTTTCTATTAACCTGCCATCTTTATAAACAAGCATATAAGTTTTTACCTTTAAGCCATTCTGGGGTTTATTGGAAAGCTTTTCTACTCCTTGAGGAAGTGTTGGATCATTTTTGTAGACTTTTTTATAAGGTACCCTTTCAATTATTTCCGATTCGAATTTGACAATTTCATCTTTATGACTGTTTTTGCCATAGAGGTTGACTGTCACAGTATTCTTGGAAGTATAACTTTCAACATAGATAGGCGCATTTGTTGTATTTTTGAATTTAAAATCTATTGAACCTGAAGCAATTGTTGCATCCCTGCCAGGTGGCACGTACGAAATTAGAGCTGAATGTGGTGCTCTTTCCACAATCTTCAGCTGGGCCATCAAAACTGCATTGTACATAGTGGTTGCTATTTGACAAAGCCCTCCACCAACACCGTCTACAAACTCATTATTGACAATAACTTTTGCAATCTTAAAACCATTCTCAACTGTTACAGGTCCAATTGCCTTTGACAGCGAAAATATTTCGCCCGGCATTACTAAGCTACCGTTTATCTTTTGGGCAGCCACCCTTATATTTTCGCTTCTTGCAACATTTGAACTATCAAACTTTGTGGTAAACGAACCTATTATTTCTTTTACTTTTGATAGTTCGCTCGCTGTGATTCGCGGAGTTATTTCTATAAATCTTGCATAAACTCTGCCTTCTTGCTTGTTTTTAATCATGTCTTTCAATTTATTCAAAAGATAGCCATAATCAAGTTTTTTCCCTACTCTCTCTGGAGTTATAACAAACTGGTCTCCTACTTTTTTGATACTTGCATTAACAGGCGATTGATAGTATGTGTTGAAAAGTTGATCTACAAACCTTTTGAATTTGCTTTCATCATATTCGAAATTAAGTCTTATGACCACTGGATTTTCATAAACCTTTTTTATCTCTTTGAAGCGCATTGCAAGGTTGCCCTTTCTGCCAATTGAATATGCCTTTTCTACTGCCTTGTCTATATCCATCTTTATTCCAAGAGAAGAATACTCAAGAAAATAGCTTTTGTCTTCAACTATAACTTCAATTTTTTTGTTCTTCAGTGGCTCAAAATAAGTCTTTTTTAAAAGCTCAAGAGCCTCTTCTGTGGTAAGTCCACCCAAATGAACACCCTCAACATAAACACCTTTATAAATCCTATCTGTATCAAGAACTTTCGTAACATTGCTATAAAGAGTATAGCCTAAAACTATACTTGCTATCAAAAGCACCACTACAATCCCAATTAATATAAACCTTTTCACCTCAAATTTTACCCCCGTCCAGCAATTGCTTCAAAGCCCTTTTCAAGAGCCAAACAGTTTAAATTATAAATTTCTTCTGTTTTTGAAAACTCTCTTAACACATTTTTTGCCTCGTCAACTGAAAAGTTTTGTTTTATTGCCAAATATGCACCAAACATTACGATGTTTGCAACTCGAACATTCCCTACACTTGAAGCAATCTCAGTTGCCGGAATATAATGAACATTTATATCATCTCTATTTGCACAGATATCCACAAGAGAACTGTTTACAAGTAAAAGCCCACTTTTTTTTATCGCAGGTTCAAATTTTTCAAGCGATGGTTTATTTAAAACAAATAATGTATCGGGATTAAACACAATAGGAGAACCAATCATATCACTTGAGATTATAACACTGCAGTTTGCTGTCCCACCCCTCATTTCAGGTCCGTACGACGGAAGCCATGAAACATTTAACCCCTTTTTCATTCCAAGATGGGCAAATACCTGACCTAAAAAAAGAACACCCTGGCCACCAAATCCTGCTATTAAAATCTCCTCTGTCATCTTCAAATTCCCCTGCCTTTGTCCTTGAAAATTCCTAAACTGTAGTATTTTAGTACTTCATTTTCTATTCTCTTCATACTCTCACAAGGCGAAAGTCCCCAGTTTGTAGGGCAGTTTGAGAGCACTTCTATAATAGAAAAGCCTTCATTGTTCATCTGAACTTCAAAAGCTCTCTTTATCGCTTTTTTAGTAAACTCAATATTTTTTAAGTTATGTATTGAAGTTCTTGCAACAAAGGCAACACCATCAAGTGGCACAAGCATTTCACAAAGTTTTATATGATAACCTTGTTTTTTTGGGTCACGTCCATATGGAGATGAAACTGTTACCTGTCCAGGAATTGTTGTCGGAGCCATCTGCCCACCTGTCATAGCATAAACTCCGTTGTTGACAAATATAGCTGTAAAGTTTTCTCCTCGGGTTGCTGCATGAATGACCTCAGATGTTCCGATGGCTGCAATGTCCCCGTCGCCTTGATATGAAAATACAAGAGCGTCTGGAATACTCCTTTTTACTCCAGTTGCAGCGGCTGTGGCTCTCCCATGAGCTGCTGCCACAAAGTCAAAATTAAAATAGTCATATATAAAAACTGCACACCCGACAGGTGCAACACCTATTATTTTACTCTCTTTGTAATCCTCGTCAATAATCTCAGCAATCAATCTGTGAATGATTCCATGACCGCACCCTGGACAATAATGCATACTCTCTTTTGTCAAACACTCTGGTCTTTTGAACCCCATCCTAATCATCTTCCTCTCAAATTTGGTGTACCTGACATGCTACTCTTTAAGAGAATAATAAAAATCCATTATTTCCTGAATTGTAGGAACCATACCACCTGTTCTTCCATAAAAGTGCACCGTTTTTTTCCCTTCTACAGAAAGCTTAACATCTTCTATCATCTGTCCCAAATTCATCTCAACGTCTACAAAAAACTCTACTTCGTTTTTTGACGCATAACTTTTTAGTTCATTTTCTGGAAATGGCCAAAGTGTAATTGGTCTTACAAGCCCAACCTTCTCGCCTGCTTGTCTTAACTTGTTTACAGCACTTTTTACAATCCTTGCACACATTCCAAATGAGACAAAAATAGCCTTTGCATCGTCTGTCAAGTATTCTTCCACCATTACCTCACTTTCTTTTATTTTTTCATATTTTTCTTTTAGTTTAAAATTATGTTTTTCAAGCTCTTCTGGAACAATGTAAAGCGAATTTGTTACCCTTTTCTCTCTATTTCTCTCACCCGTCACCGCCCACGGTTTTTCTACCTTTTGTGGTTGATAGTTTTCATCAAACTCAACAACCTCCATCATCTGTCCGAGCATCCCATCACCTAAAATCATAACAGGGTTTCGGTATTTATCCGCAAGATCAAAAGCCTTTATTGTAAGCTCTACTGCTTCTTGTACAGAAGATGGCGCAAGTACAATCACCTTATAATCTCCATGTCCGCCACCTTTTGTAGCCTGAAGATAATCAGACTGGGCAGCGTTTATATTGCCAAGTCCTGGTCCACCTCTCATAATGTTGACAATCACGCATGGAAGCTGAGCACCTGCTAAATATGATATACCCTCTTGTTTTAAGCTTATCCCAGGCCCAGATGATGATGTCATAACCCGCTTGCCACAGCTTGATGCACCATATGCCATGTTAATTGCTCCAACTTCGCTCTCTGCCTGGATAAAAACACCACCACTTTTTAAAAGCTTTTTAGCCATATACTGCAAAAGTTCTGTCTGAGGTGTGATTGGATACCCAAAAAAACATTCACAGCCAGCCCTCAGTGCTGCCTCAGCAATAGCCTCATTACCTTTCATAAGAAGTTTCAAAGTCTACTCACCTACCTCAAACACTATATCAGGACAAACCTTATAACAGCTTCCACAGCCAATACATGAGTTTTGGTCTCTTACTTCAACAGGGTTATACCCTTTTTTGTTTATTCTGCTCCTGTCTATATACAAGATTTTCTTGGGACAGATTTCTACACAAAGTCCACAACTTTTGCACTTATCATACTCGATTTTGAGTTTCAATTTTTCAACCCCCATAATGGCCTTCTTATCTTATTATATACCTTTTAATGGCATATACAAGAGAATATTTTTTTATCTCTTCCAAAAGCTCCTCTTCGAATAGATTCTCTTCAACTACAGTAAGAATATAAGGAATATCTTTCTTTTCAGCTACATTCTGGATGATTTGAAGACTTTTCATAATATCTTCTGGCTTTGTTTCTGAAAGAAGATGAGAATTATTTATGATAGCTGTAATGTTCATCCCCAGAACGCTCTCAATCTCATGCATATTTTGCAAGATTTCTTCCTCATTTGAATTAAACGGCCTATATATATTAGCAACATAAAAAACACTGTACCCTTTTTTGTCAAGCAACTTCTTTAACTGGCCAACAACTCTGCTACCAAGCTCATCTCCACCTACATCTATTATGTTGACTCCGTTTGAACTGCTCAATGCTTCAAAAACCCTACCAGAAAGAACCGGAAGATCTATGCTTTTGTCTTCAAAGTGTAATGAAATAAAATTTATATTTTTATTCTCAATAATATGCTTAATACTTCTCAGGTTATAATAAAAATTTATTACATCTGCATCGATTAAATTCACGTTGAAAAACTCCCCAAGCTCTAAAGAAACATTCAGAGCTATTTCACTTTTGCCACTTCCTGCCGTCCCAACAAAGATGTTTGTTTTTCTGTTAACAAAACTTAAAGGTACCGTCATGCACATTCTTTTCACCCTCATCCTCGTCACAAGTTTTGCCTCTTAGCAAATTCTTGGTAACATCTCATAATATAACATGTCCAAAATTCTCGTGCCGCCAAAGGTGGTTGACAGATATACTCTCTTTTCCCTACTTTCTTCTACTTTCCCAATCTCACATGCAAACCCATTGTATTTTCTCAAAATCTCAATAGCCTTCTCTTTTTCATCACCATTTACTATGGCAACAAATCTACCTTCACAAGCAAGATAATAGCTATCCAGCCCCAAAATATCGCACAAAGCTTTTACTTCATCTGCCACAGGTATTTTTTCTTCCTCAACTTTTATATCAAAGCCAGA is drawn from Caldicellulosiruptor diazotrophicus and contains these coding sequences:
- a CDS encoding 3-methyl-2-oxobutanoate dehydrogenase subunit VorB, which encodes MKLLMKGNEAIAEAALRAGCECFFGYPITPQTELLQYMAKKLLKSGGVFIQAESEVGAINMAYGASSCGKRVMTSSSGPGISLKQEGISYLAGAQLPCVIVNIMRGGPGLGNINAAQSDYLQATKGGGHGDYKVIVLAPSSVQEAVELTIKAFDLADKYRNPVMILGDGMLGQMMEVVEFDENYQPQKVEKPWAVTGERNREKRVTNSLYIVPEELEKHNFKLKEKYEKIKESEVMVEEYLTDDAKAIFVSFGMCARIVKSAVNKLRQAGEKVGLVRPITLWPFPENELKSYASKNEVEFFVDVEMNLGQMIEDVKLSVEGKKTVHFYGRTGGMVPTIQEIMDFYYSLKE
- a CDS encoding VanW family protein yields the protein MKRFILIGIVVVLLIASIVLGYTLYSNVTKVLDTDRIYKGVYVEGVHLGGLTTEEALELLKKTYFEPLKNKKIEVIVEDKSYFLEYSSLGIKMDIDKAVEKAYSIGRKGNLAMRFKEIKKVYENPVVIRLNFEYDESKFKRFVDQLFNTYYQSPVNASIKKVGDQFVITPERVGKKLDYGYLLNKLKDMIKNKQEGRVYARFIEITPRITASELSKVKEIIGSFTTKFDSSNVARSENIRVAAQKINGSLVMPGEIFSLSKAIGPVTVENGFKIAKVIVNNEFVDGVGGGLCQIATTMYNAVLMAQLKIVERAPHSALISYVPPGRDATIASGSIDFKFKNTTNAPIYVESYTSKNTVTVNLYGKNSHKDEIVKFESEIIERVPYKKVYKNDPTLPQGVEKLSNKPQNGLKVKTYMLVYKDGRLIERKLLSYDYYKPVNAVILVGTKAKETVSSSVYE
- a CDS encoding ArsR/SmtB family transcription factor, whose protein sequence is MIQIDNLKEAKILFEALASDARLEIINLLSKHREMNMNEIAQKLGLTNGAVTQHMKKLIAAGIVTISAAAGKHGNQKICRLVEDKIIINIVTKHPQKLYECEIKVGNYSIFEVYPTCGLATKDKLIGEVDDPKYFAHPEHVNCDIIWFTKGYVEYIIPNFLRQNQKAVEIQISFEISSEAPGVSENWPSDIYFYLNGVELGYWTSPGDFGGETKGIFTPDWWFPNWNQYGLLKLLSVSEDGTYIDGFKISNVTIKDIDIESKNEIRFRVAVPDHAKNIGGVTLFGRNFGNYDQDIKFRIFYEEI
- a CDS encoding IS256 family transposase, translated to MNKNEIIETAKNMAVEQVLNMYCSKDDPNRPALKQLLENLLDCFMLSERSVYLAKNDNDKGNGFYDRKLATPVGSLEISVPRTRTGNFRPSILPDRYKRVDSSYTDLLMSLVVNGYSESSLVQTLKALNLPYSENEILKIKEDLKNELQLFKQRELPTSAFALIIDGYHCEVKDNSKVKQATCYVVLGIDLEGKKDIFGVYTFFGKENKADWMKVFEDLITRGLKEILIVISDDFPGIIDAVKLAYPLADHQLCFVHLQRNVRKHMTKEDASAFNKSLDRLRISSSDFDEAVLKFKELCDGYLSKYPRFIKAISEKAEFYLAHMKYPEELRKHIYTTNAVESVNSMIEKIRVNSGGYFQSVEVLEINIYLQRENLRRTKWKNGVPSIRKCINNITQLYNLRYKLETQNS
- a CDS encoding 4Fe-4S dicluster domain-containing protein, which encodes MKLKIEYDKCKSCGLCVEICPKKILYIDRSRINKKGYNPVEVRDQNSCIGCGSCYKVCPDIVFEVGE
- a CDS encoding thiamine pyrophosphate-dependent enzyme, whose amino-acid sequence is MGFKRPECLTKESMHYCPGCGHGIIHRLIAEIIDEDYKESKIIGVAPVGCAVFIYDYFNFDFVAAAHGRATAAATGVKRSIPDALVFSYQGDGDIAAIGTSEVIHAATRGENFTAIFVNNGVYAMTGGQMAPTTIPGQVTVSSPYGRDPKKQGYHIKLCEMLVPLDGVAFVARTSIHNLKNIEFTKKAIKRAFEVQMNNEGFSIIEVLSNCPTNWGLSPCESMKRIENEVLKYYSLGIFKDKGRGI
- a CDS encoding 2-oxoacid:acceptor oxidoreductase family protein, with the protein product MTEEILIAGFGGQGVLFLGQVFAHLGMKKGLNVSWLPSYGPEMRGGTANCSVIISSDMIGSPIVFNPDTLFVLNKPSLEKFEPAIKKSGLLLVNSSLVDICANRDDINVHYIPATEIASSVGNVRVANIVMFGAYLAIKQNFSVDEAKNVLREFSKTEEIYNLNCLALEKGFEAIAGRG
- a CDS encoding DUF2225 domain-containing protein is translated as MDIYEKTLECPVCGSTIKAPFVKSSAIYVESRDTDLCVYYKGVNPLLYDVIVCGECGYAALSKNFGKLTKWDVESLKEKVASKWVKREVPFERTVDDAITLYKLALITATSKRKVNKYEVAGILLRISWLYRLSQDKEKELEFQKLALQTYKDAFEHEEGAADEIDLATVMYLIGELSRRVGDLDEARKWFSRLISSKEARNNPHILELARDQIQVMKDME